A stretch of the Maridesulfovibrio zosterae DSM 11974 genome encodes the following:
- a CDS encoding Hpt domain-containing protein has product MISGEETGQSMFIIKEDLRELIPHFVVHQFEELEMMERSLDSGNIEEVGRLGHSLKGAAANFSLAPLCRLGTTIHDVSKLGMTEALGPLVQKYRVYLNELKYLIC; this is encoded by the coding sequence ATGATATCCGGAGAAGAGACAGGTCAAAGTATGTTTATTATAAAAGAAGACCTGAGGGAACTAATACCGCATTTTGTGGTTCACCAGTTTGAAGAATTGGAAATGATGGAACGCAGTCTTGACTCTGGAAATATTGAAGAAGTTGGGCGTTTAGGGCACAGCCTTAAAGGTGCTGCTGCAAATTTCAGCCTCGCACCGCTCTGTCGTCTGGGCACAACAATTCATGATGTCTCTAAACTTGGCATGACTGAAGCTTTAGGCCCGTTAGTTCAGAAGTATCGCGTTTATCTTAATGAATTAAAATATTTGATCTGTTAA
- a CDS encoding response regulator, whose translation MALVFCPLGYFVVNFQQNEIIESLKSEGDGVASLVAYSSGQAIIKYQHNRLDELVSSACTAPAIAFCGVYDPNGKPYSEFSTDKKLNTDEMIFVEKRILRDGEFLGLVKVGLLENYVNKRIHHLLYYLLPYSLAIAFAGVIFIIFFLNKSFVTPVIRLSKQASGIINGDFTEFNHEGRADEVGELARSLNSLALNFSNMNDELEKKVEQRTKELTLANLKLSKEVEYRVSAENHLNAVLGELSFTVKELEKAKEKAENASQFKSQFLAMMSHEIRTPMNTILGMGDLLFETELDPEQVGYVEIFKGAGELLLKIINDILDFVMLESGQIELVPIAFDPSKDVQSVCKSLAQSAHARDLEVICDVDQDVPAFVVGDPVRVRQILTNIVANAVKFTSSGEVEVRLSLEKSGDDFDRLLYAVRDTGIGIPEGQYCDIFESFAQADSSTSREFGGVGLGLASASRLVSLMDGKIWFESKSGDGSVFYLSIPFKQSVNEANGVAADFSGTSVLLIDDNHTVREVLSRRLKSLGADVVAAASGEEGLDYLKSVVDRGSSFNLILLDSKMQDMAAIDFLAKAQHVGSLASMVTIMFSAGCTEEEKHEARIAGAGYILIKPVFDSDLMHCLAAAWETKNVLQQKSGKGLSVLLVEENEDHRKIFELFITDTGADVTTAVDGLRAAQLFSENIYDIVFMDVDHSLVGGMKAVKKMRDIEAKDERMRSTIIALAAHILGNHKEESKSAGCDGFIAKPVKWDTIRSSIAAVSQQVDLPESIKITE comes from the coding sequence ATGGCACTGGTCTTTTGCCCGCTTGGATATTTTGTTGTGAATTTTCAGCAGAATGAGATAATTGAGTCACTCAAGTCAGAGGGGGATGGTGTTGCTTCTCTTGTGGCTTATTCCAGTGGGCAGGCAATCATTAAGTATCAGCACAACAGGCTTGATGAACTGGTCAGCAGTGCTTGTACTGCACCGGCAATTGCTTTTTGTGGTGTATATGATCCTAATGGAAAGCCTTACAGCGAATTCAGTACAGATAAAAAACTCAATACTGATGAAATGATTTTCGTTGAAAAAAGAATTTTAAGAGATGGTGAGTTTCTTGGGCTTGTTAAAGTAGGCCTTTTAGAAAATTATGTAAATAAACGCATACATCATCTCCTATATTATTTGCTACCATATTCCTTGGCTATAGCTTTTGCTGGGGTCATCTTCATAATTTTCTTTCTTAATAAATCCTTTGTCACTCCTGTTATCAGGCTTTCAAAACAGGCTTCAGGTATTATCAATGGTGATTTTACGGAGTTCAATCATGAAGGCCGGGCTGATGAAGTCGGCGAACTTGCTCGTTCTCTAAATTCTCTAGCTCTCAATTTTTCAAATATGAATGATGAACTTGAGAAGAAGGTTGAGCAACGGACCAAAGAACTGACTTTAGCGAACCTCAAACTCAGCAAAGAGGTTGAATACCGTGTGAGTGCAGAGAATCACTTAAATGCGGTTCTGGGAGAGCTCTCATTCACAGTTAAAGAACTTGAAAAAGCTAAAGAAAAGGCAGAAAATGCCAGTCAGTTTAAAAGTCAGTTTTTGGCAATGATGAGCCACGAAATAAGGACTCCCATGAATACTATTCTGGGCATGGGGGATTTACTTTTCGAAACAGAACTTGATCCTGAGCAGGTAGGGTATGTTGAAATTTTCAAGGGAGCAGGTGAGCTGCTTCTGAAAATTATAAATGATATTTTAGATTTTGTTATGCTTGAATCTGGTCAGATTGAGCTTGTACCGATTGCTTTTGATCCGTCTAAAGATGTTCAAAGTGTTTGTAAAAGTCTCGCCCAATCGGCACATGCCAGAGATCTCGAAGTTATTTGTGATGTGGATCAGGACGTACCAGCATTTGTTGTAGGAGATCCTGTACGTGTCCGCCAGATTTTGACGAATATTGTTGCCAATGCCGTGAAGTTTACTTCTAGCGGAGAGGTGGAAGTGCGACTTAGTCTTGAGAAATCAGGAGATGATTTTGACCGATTATTGTATGCTGTGCGTGATACTGGCATAGGTATTCCTGAAGGACAGTACTGTGATATATTTGAAAGTTTTGCGCAGGCTGACTCTTCAACCAGCAGAGAGTTCGGCGGTGTAGGTTTAGGACTGGCTTCAGCGTCACGGCTTGTCTCGCTGATGGATGGAAAAATCTGGTTTGAGAGTAAAAGCGGTGATGGTAGTGTTTTCTACTTATCTATTCCTTTTAAACAGTCAGTTAATGAAGCCAATGGTGTTGCAGCAGATTTTTCTGGAACAAGCGTACTTTTAATTGATGATAATCATACTGTGCGTGAGGTTTTAAGCCGTCGGTTAAAATCATTAGGTGCTGATGTTGTAGCTGCTGCAAGCGGTGAAGAAGGACTTGATTATCTTAAATCTGTCGTAGATCGTGGAAGTTCTTTCAATCTGATTTTACTGGATAGTAAAATGCAGGATATGGCAGCTATTGATTTTCTTGCAAAGGCACAGCATGTTGGATCGCTTGCCAGCATGGTTACGATAATGTTTTCAGCCGGCTGCACAGAAGAGGAAAAACATGAAGCAAGGATAGCAGGTGCTGGTTATATTTTAATTAAACCTGTCTTTGATAGTGATTTGATGCATTGCCTTGCTGCTGCCTGGGAGACTAAAAATGTTCTTCAGCAAAAGAGCGGGAAAGGTTTGAGTGTGCTTCTTGTAGAAGAGAATGAAGATCATCGAAAAATATTTGAACTTTTTATCACTGATACAGGTGCAGATGTAACGACTGCAGTGGATGGATTAAGGGCTGCTCAGCTTTTTTCAGAAAATATTTACGACATTGTTTTTATGGATGTTGATCATTCTTTAGTGGGTGGGATGAAAGCTGTAAAAAAAATGCGCGATATAGAAGCAAAAGATGAGAGAATGAGGTCTACAATTATTGCTCTTGCTGCTCATATTTTAGGTAACCACAAGGAAGAAAGTAAATCTGCCGGGTGTGACGGATTTATCGCTAAGCCTGTTAAGTGGGATACAATACGTTCTTCAATTGCAGCTGTATCTCAACAGGTTGATTTACCTGAAAGTATAAAAATTACGGAGTAA
- the trpB gene encoding tryptophan synthase subunit beta, translated as MSNNVTIDANGFFGEYGGQYVPEQLLPILNELSATFEKYKDDPDFIQEFQYYLTKYSGRPTPLYLCSNLTEELGGAKIYLKREDLNHLGAHKVNNTIGQILLAKRMGKKKIIAETGAGQHGVATAATAALMGMKCTVYMGEVDVERQKLNVFRMRMMGAEVVAAKSGQKTLKEAVDEALAAWVQEADDTFYLLGSAVGPHPYPIMVRTFQSVIGKEAKEQCLEDEGRLPDFCIACVGGGSNAIGLFSDFVDDKEVKLVGVEPSGRSLKDGDHAATLCLGEPGIMHGFNSYMLKDNNGDPAPVYSISAGLDYPSVGPEHSHLKDLGRAEYVHASDKEATDAFFKLSQTEGIIPALESSHALAYAMKLAPTLDKEKIIVVNLSGRGDKDVGQIEEMISRGELKLP; from the coding sequence ATGAGTAACAACGTAACTATTGATGCTAATGGTTTTTTCGGTGAATACGGTGGACAGTATGTCCCTGAACAGCTTCTTCCAATCCTGAACGAGCTGTCTGCAACATTTGAAAAATATAAAGATGATCCCGATTTTATCCAAGAATTTCAATACTACCTCACAAAGTATTCAGGACGTCCAACTCCGCTTTACTTATGTTCAAACCTGACCGAAGAACTCGGCGGTGCAAAGATTTACCTCAAACGAGAGGACCTTAACCACCTTGGCGCACATAAAGTTAACAATACCATTGGTCAGATTCTGCTTGCTAAACGTATGGGGAAAAAGAAAATTATTGCTGAAACCGGTGCCGGACAGCATGGTGTTGCCACAGCAGCAACAGCAGCCCTAATGGGGATGAAATGTACAGTCTATATGGGTGAAGTTGACGTTGAAAGGCAGAAACTTAATGTTTTCCGTATGCGAATGATGGGAGCAGAAGTTGTTGCTGCCAAATCCGGCCAAAAAACGCTTAAAGAAGCGGTAGATGAAGCCCTTGCAGCGTGGGTACAGGAGGCTGATGACACATTCTACCTTCTTGGTTCTGCTGTTGGACCTCATCCATATCCTATCATGGTCCGGACATTTCAGTCTGTCATCGGCAAAGAAGCAAAAGAACAATGTCTTGAAGACGAAGGCCGTCTACCTGATTTCTGCATTGCCTGTGTCGGTGGCGGATCAAATGCCATTGGACTTTTTTCTGACTTTGTTGATGACAAAGAAGTCAAACTTGTAGGAGTTGAACCATCTGGACGCAGTCTTAAAGATGGAGACCACGCGGCGACACTCTGCCTTGGTGAACCTGGTATTATGCATGGCTTCAACTCATACATGCTTAAAGACAATAACGGTGATCCTGCACCTGTTTACTCAATTTCCGCAGGACTTGACTATCCTAGCGTAGGGCCAGAGCATTCCCACCTGAAAGATCTGGGAAGAGCGGAGTATGTTCATGCTTCCGACAAAGAAGCAACTGATGCGTTCTTCAAACTTTCTCAGACTGAAGGGATTATTCCCGCACTGGAATCTTCACATGCACTGGCATATGCTATGAAACTCGCCCCCACTCTCGACAAAGAAAAGATTATTGTCGTGAACCTCTCTGGGCGCGGAGACAAAGATGTTGGTCAAATCGAAGAAATGATCAGTAGAGGCGAGCTTAAACTTCCATAA
- a CDS encoding 4Fe-4S binding protein: MSCPKLKLICFSPTRTTRKVLGAIAEGVKADSVEIIDVSRIDRVPASYGCNDDDLVIIGVPVYSGRVPVVALERFSALKASGTPVVPVVVYGNREYDDALLELVDMTIEAGFKPVAAAAFIGEHSFSTDKYPIAVNRPDSVDLNKAREFGECLRDKFAMGEFSKPRTISVPGNANYKERQPKMSAAPVSSDSCLLCGSCERICPSGAITVSAQVETDPEKCIFCCACVKVCASGARILQVPRMIEISKWLADNCKERKVPEIFI; encoded by the coding sequence ATGTCTTGTCCCAAATTGAAACTTATTTGTTTTTCACCCACCAGAACAACTAGAAAAGTTCTGGGTGCAATTGCTGAAGGAGTTAAGGCAGATAGTGTCGAGATTATTGATGTAAGTCGTATTGACAGGGTGCCTGCAAGTTATGGCTGTAATGATGATGATCTGGTGATAATCGGGGTTCCTGTATATTCTGGACGGGTTCCGGTTGTTGCGTTGGAAAGATTTTCTGCACTCAAAGCTTCTGGAACACCTGTTGTTCCTGTAGTTGTATATGGAAACAGAGAATATGATGACGCACTTCTTGAATTAGTCGATATGACCATAGAAGCTGGCTTTAAACCCGTGGCAGCCGCAGCATTTATAGGTGAACATTCCTTCTCTACTGATAAATATCCGATTGCGGTAAACAGACCTGACTCAGTTGATCTGAATAAAGCTAGAGAATTTGGTGAGTGTCTGAGAGATAAGTTTGCTATGGGAGAGTTCAGTAAGCCCCGCACTATAAGTGTTCCAGGAAATGCCAATTATAAAGAACGTCAGCCTAAGATGTCTGCTGCTCCTGTTTCTTCAGACAGTTGTCTTTTATGCGGCTCCTGTGAACGCATTTGTCCCAGTGGTGCAATTACTGTAAGCGCCCAAGTTGAAACTGATCCTGAAAAATGTATTTTTTGCTGTGCCTGCGTAAAAGTCTGTGCTTCAGGTGCTAGAATATTACAGGTTCCCAGAATGATAGAAATTTCTAAGTGGCTTGCCGATAACTGCAAAGAACGTAAGGTCCCTGAAATATTCATCTAA
- a CDS encoding AAA family ATPase has protein sequence MSTRIVLIGSECTGKTTLAAKLAEHYKVKFVPEYLREYFEIKQGSLSISDAIPIASAQLELENEAEKRGDNPIICDTDIISSIVYTKYYFGSRPDWFESQLLKRSKSIYLLCDIDVKWSADGQRDMPENRNYMQKMFIKELQFRKYSFHSITGSLSERIKKSTILIDLALSNNDKAN, from the coding sequence GTGTCAACCCGTATAGTCCTGATCGGTTCCGAATGTACTGGCAAAACGACACTAGCTGCAAAGCTGGCTGAACACTATAAGGTCAAATTTGTACCGGAATATCTGCGCGAATATTTTGAAATAAAACAAGGTAGTCTAAGTATCAGCGATGCCATTCCCATTGCATCAGCACAACTTGAGCTTGAAAATGAAGCAGAGAAAAGAGGTGATAACCCTATCATCTGTGATACTGATATCATCTCTTCAATAGTCTACACAAAATATTACTTCGGCAGCCGCCCTGATTGGTTTGAATCACAACTGCTAAAACGCAGCAAAAGTATTTATCTGCTCTGTGATATTGACGTCAAATGGAGTGCAGATGGACAACGGGACATGCCTGAAAATCGTAATTATATGCAGAAAATGTTCATTAAAGAATTACAATTCAGAAAATATTCTTTTCACTCAATAACGGGCTCACTATCTGAGAGAATAAAAAAATCCACCATACTAATTGATCTTGCATTAAGTAATAATGACAAAGCCAATTAG
- a CDS encoding YkgJ family cysteine cluster protein, with the protein MSKFDRIVDDGLKHVLPLFEDHPEVIKFLRDMSFAVCADLNGITPEDNLFPRQLVEKGIRLFEANFDAILQQVKILDPDFELACSSGCSYCCSSHISLMPHEAFNIALYLAQNCDESEFTRYTEKCIEAAAPLEIKSLKSFVKDYFSPCPFLHENRCSIYDVRPIVCRNWISSDLNACVKSHEGQNKVVVPQNAMVMVQKDLIFTGQRAYLKKYGINGNLGSFLPLLSLIMIDFEGTYKRWLSGEVLQGQID; encoded by the coding sequence ATGAGTAAATTTGATAGAATTGTTGATGATGGTCTTAAACATGTTCTGCCTCTATTTGAGGATCATCCTGAAGTTATAAAGTTTCTTCGGGATATGAGTTTTGCTGTTTGCGCTGACTTAAATGGAATCACTCCGGAAGATAATCTTTTCCCGCGGCAATTAGTGGAGAAGGGGATTCGCTTATTTGAGGCTAATTTTGATGCAATCTTACAGCAGGTAAAGATCTTAGATCCTGACTTTGAGTTGGCTTGTTCTTCAGGATGTTCGTACTGTTGCTCTTCGCACATATCTCTAATGCCTCATGAAGCATTTAATATTGCCCTGTATTTGGCACAGAATTGCGACGAATCTGAATTCACCAGATATACTGAGAAATGCATAGAAGCTGCTGCACCGTTGGAAATAAAATCTTTGAAGTCCTTTGTTAAAGATTATTTTAGTCCATGCCCGTTCTTACATGAAAACAGGTGCTCAATTTATGATGTACGTCCAATTGTTTGTCGAAACTGGATTTCGAGTGATCTTAATGCCTGTGTAAAGAGTCACGAGGGCCAAAATAAAGTGGTGGTCCCTCAAAATGCTATGGTTATGGTGCAGAAAGATTTGATTTTTACAGGGCAGCGGGCATATCTGAAAAAATATGGAATAAACGGTAACTTAGGGTCGTTCCTACCGCTTTTATCGCTGATTATGATTGATTTCGAGGGGACATATAAAAGATGGCTTTCAGGAGAAGTTCTGCAAGGGCAGATAGATTGA
- a CDS encoding bile acid:sodium symporter family protein: protein MISSFCSLIERHFLFLAVLLSAIAFIDPSLFIWLKPHIALCLGLIMFGMGLTLEFKDFVVAIRNYKAVGLGILLQYTVMPLLAVLLSSVLGLPQEAMIGMVVIGACPGGTASNVIAHLAKANVALSVTMTLISTLLAPILTPAIIYVVLNQQIDIPFLPMVKSVFWIVIFPLVDGLVLRRLLRSKLDPVIHIFPTVSILVIALLIACIIGLNHDMLATFPMLVFAAVALHNLGGLLAGYGVGKVAGLPRKDCLTLAIEVGMQNSGLGVALATKYFSVASALPGALFSLWHNISGVFLANRSRIAPDEK from the coding sequence ATGATTTCGTCTTTTTGTAGCCTTATTGAAAGGCACTTTTTGTTCCTGGCTGTCTTGTTGAGTGCAATTGCTTTCATTGATCCATCCCTTTTTATCTGGCTTAAGCCTCATATAGCCCTTTGTCTTGGTCTTATTATGTTTGGCATGGGACTAACTCTTGAGTTCAAAGACTTTGTGGTTGCCATAAGAAATTATAAGGCTGTAGGATTAGGGATTCTTTTACAATACACAGTTATGCCATTACTCGCAGTTCTTTTATCGTCAGTTCTGGGACTGCCACAGGAAGCGATGATCGGCATGGTAGTCATCGGGGCATGCCCTGGGGGGACTGCATCAAATGTGATTGCTCATCTGGCTAAAGCTAATGTTGCTCTTTCCGTAACGATGACGCTCATTTCAACTCTTCTGGCTCCAATTCTTACTCCTGCAATCATTTATGTTGTTTTAAATCAGCAGATTGATATTCCTTTTTTGCCGATGGTTAAATCCGTCTTTTGGATTGTTATTTTTCCACTTGTTGATGGACTTGTTTTGAGGCGTCTTTTGCGCAGTAAACTTGATCCAGTCATTCATATTTTTCCGACAGTTTCCATCTTGGTCATTGCTCTGCTCATTGCGTGTATAATCGGACTTAATCACGATATGCTCGCAACATTTCCGATGCTCGTTTTTGCAGCTGTTGCCCTGCACAATCTGGGGGGGCTACTGGCTGGATATGGTGTTGGTAAAGTAGCTGGTCTTCCACGAAAAGACTGTCTTACTTTGGCTATTGAGGTCGGCATGCAAAATTCTGGTTTAGGAGTTGCCCTGGCAACTAAATATTTCAGCGTAGCCAGTGCATTGCCGGGCGCTTTGTTTAGTCTTTGGCATAATATATCAGGAGTATTTCTCGCTAACCGAAGCCGAATAGCTCCAGATGAAAAGTAA
- a CDS encoding BMP family lipoprotein has protein sequence MGRYQVNLMILSKVMLVFCICLYPVYSHANSDTVGFLVGGLTLDDDSFNGITISGLRRLQNERHLNVVVCTTGEERKDVPEKINSLLLKGCGIIVINSSANHDLILEFIKKHPEVYFIINDAKIDGYKNVSSIYFGQFSGSCLVGALCGWQTKTGRVGFIGGNEHYVIKDFLNGFKYGVKLSGNDVEIDVKYVWNGNLEKGYEDPKKANIIAKQMYTDGADIIYAVAGLSGNGVIQAARNSGNYVVGVDSDQDDMAKGFVLTSMMKRLDLAVYQEVLSILDGNFVPGIKMYDLSNGGVALSEMKYTRHLISSDVLDKIEDLRVKLISGEIHPDCSVK, from the coding sequence ATGGGCAGGTATCAAGTTAATTTAATGATTCTGTCTAAGGTTATGTTGGTGTTCTGTATATGCCTATATCCAGTCTATAGTCATGCAAATTCTGATACTGTAGGATTTCTTGTAGGCGGCCTGACTCTTGATGATGATTCATTCAATGGGATTACCATATCCGGACTTCGCAGACTGCAAAATGAACGGCATTTAAATGTAGTGGTCTGTACAACAGGGGAAGAACGCAAGGATGTTCCAGAGAAGATAAATTCGCTCCTGCTTAAAGGTTGTGGGATTATTGTAATAAATTCTTCAGCTAATCATGATCTTATTTTGGAGTTTATAAAAAAACATCCTGAAGTATATTTTATAATTAATGATGCTAAAATTGATGGCTACAAAAATGTGTCCTCCATTTATTTCGGGCAATTTTCAGGATCATGCCTTGTCGGTGCTCTTTGCGGCTGGCAGACAAAGACTGGAAGAGTGGGGTTTATCGGTGGTAACGAACACTATGTGATCAAAGATTTTTTGAATGGATTTAAATATGGTGTTAAACTGTCCGGTAATGATGTTGAGATAGATGTAAAGTATGTATGGAATGGAAATTTGGAAAAAGGATATGAAGATCCTAAGAAGGCGAATATTATAGCTAAGCAGATGTATACTGACGGGGCTGACATTATTTACGCTGTGGCTGGCCTTTCTGGAAATGGTGTAATTCAGGCTGCCCGCAATTCCGGAAATTATGTTGTGGGAGTTGATTCAGATCAAGATGATATGGCCAAAGGTTTTGTTCTAACCAGTATGATGAAACGCCTTGATTTAGCTGTGTATCAAGAGGTCCTATCCATTTTGGATGGAAACTTTGTGCCAGGAATCAAAATGTATGATTTATCTAACGGGGGGGTAGCTCTTTCCGAAATGAAGTATACCAGACATTTGATATCTTCTGATGTTCTGGATAAAATTGAAGATTTACGTGTTAAGCTTATTTCCGGTGAGATTCATCCGGATTGCTCTGTTAAATAA
- the pnuC gene encoding nicotinamide riboside transporter PnuC — translation MDILNFIINFISSMGLGEQISIATGLIYIVLSVRQNSLCWPFGIISVGIWMTIVFQGKLYSDAFLQFIYVVLGFYGWYQWLRGGTDSEPLKVQRLSAKMALKLTGMGLIAFLPAGYAAEHYLHASYPWWDALTTVLSLIAQYLLAKKYIENWILWIIADVMYIGIYHLKGWTGYSGLMAVYTIMAVIGYMQWLKSYQAERVKLCQPV, via the coding sequence ATGGACATACTCAACTTTATCATAAACTTTATTTCTTCAATGGGGCTTGGTGAACAAATATCCATTGCTACAGGTCTCATATATATTGTTTTAAGCGTACGTCAGAATTCTCTTTGCTGGCCTTTTGGAATCATAAGTGTCGGAATATGGATGACAATTGTCTTTCAGGGCAAACTGTATTCTGATGCTTTTTTGCAATTTATATATGTAGTATTAGGCTTTTATGGCTGGTATCAATGGCTTCGCGGAGGAACAGACAGCGAACCGCTGAAAGTTCAAAGATTGAGTGCTAAAATGGCACTTAAGTTAACCGGAATGGGATTGATTGCCTTCCTCCCTGCCGGATACGCAGCAGAACACTATCTTCACGCTTCCTATCCGTGGTGGGATGCTTTGACCACCGTTCTCTCACTGATTGCTCAATATCTACTTGCTAAAAAATATATTGAAAACTGGATTCTCTGGATTATAGCCGATGTAATGTATATCGGAATATATCACTTAAAAGGATGGACGGGCTACAGTGGATTGATGGCCGTATATACCATCATGGCTGTTATCGGTTATATGCAATGGCTGAAATCATATCAGGCAGAGAGAGTAAAATTGTGTCAACCCGTATAG
- the fsa gene encoding fructose-6-phosphate aldolase — protein MEFFLDTANVDEIKAAQAQGVMDGVTTNPTLLSREGGDWKAQASEICKIVEGPVSLEVVGATADEMIREAEALSAFGENVVIKVPMTSEGLVATKVLYKKGLKTNVTLVFSPLQALLAAKAGATYVSPFVGRLDGISHDGMELIKQIRTIFDNYDFPTKILVASIRNPLHVLDSALIGADVATIPYKVICELAKHPLTDKGLEQFNVDWEKLTK, from the coding sequence ATGGAATTCTTTTTGGATACAGCAAATGTGGATGAAATAAAAGCAGCTCAGGCTCAGGGGGTGATGGATGGAGTTACGACTAATCCAACTCTTCTTTCACGCGAGGGAGGTGATTGGAAAGCACAGGCCTCTGAAATATGTAAAATAGTTGAAGGGCCGGTAAGCCTTGAAGTCGTGGGGGCGACAGCAGATGAAATGATCCGTGAGGCTGAGGCCCTTTCTGCCTTCGGTGAAAATGTTGTGATCAAAGTGCCGATGACTTCTGAAGGGTTAGTGGCAACAAAGGTATTGTATAAAAAAGGGCTGAAGACCAATGTTACATTGGTCTTTTCTCCCTTGCAGGCTCTTTTGGCAGCTAAAGCCGGAGCAACATATGTGAGTCCATTTGTTGGGCGGCTTGACGGAATCTCTCATGATGGAATGGAACTGATTAAGCAGATTCGTACAATTTTTGATAATTATGATTTTCCTACCAAAATTTTGGTTGCATCTATCCGCAATCCTCTGCATGTACTGGATTCTGCTCTTATAGGAGCTGATGTGGCAACTATTCCGTATAAAGTAATATGTGAACTTGCCAAGCACCCACTTACTGACAAAGGACTTGAGCAGTTCAATGTTGATTGGGAAAAGCTTACCAAGTAA